The Saccharomyces paradoxus chromosome XV, complete sequence DNA window gagttttgaaaaattttctgattttttttcttccgaTGAGATGAGCATGAAATTCTCAGAGATAATAAAGAAGTAGATATTTCTATATGGGTCTATTCATTGATTGTTAATCTGTGGGCCAGAAGGTAGATAGAGAAAGTCAACAATAGATTAATCGGAGATGGGTAAGGTTTCTAAATCAACAAAGAAGTTTCAATCAAAACATTTGAAGCACACCCTagatcaaagaagaaaggaaaagatccaaaagaagagaatCCAAGGCCGTCGTGGTAACAAGACTGATGAGGAAAAAGCTAATGCTGCTGGTACTAGAGAACAACAgcagttgaaaaaagctGCTAAGGAAGAAGTTTTTAAGGACATGTCTGTGGaaagtttttttgaaaagggtattgaaattccaaaagagaataaaaaaataaaaaagaaagctgCGAAAGAGGAATCAGATGAGAATTCATCCtctgaagaggaagaagatatgGGAAAAAGTATGGCAAAGTTGGCCGAAAAGGATCCCGAATTTTATAAgtatttggaagaaaatgataaggATTTATTAGATTTTGCAGGAAGCAATCCATTGGACGAAatcgatgatgaagatgaaggtGCTAaaggaaaggaaaatattgcAGAAAAATCTGAACAATTTGAGCTtgaaagagagaaaattgcgctttctttaaaattggttagaaaatggaaaaaacaACTTCATGACTCTCCAAGCTTAAAATTGTTAAGAAACATAATCAGCGCCTTCAAGGTTGCCGTAAATttgaacaaagaagaaaacattgAAGACTATAAATATGCTATTACTGATGAGAAGGCATTCCATGAATTGATGTTCATGGTCTTGAAGGATGTACCACAAGCAATTCAAAAGATGGCCCCATATAAGATTGTCAAAGGTTCAAGGACCTTACCAAATGGAGGTAATGTCTCCAGAATGTCGTCCATTGTAAAATCGCATGCTGGCtctttattgattttattgaatgATATTACTAATACAGAAACGGCAGCGTTAGTTCTTCATTCTGTCAACGAATTGATGCCCTATTTTTTGTCATATAGAAGAATCTTAAAGGAGCTTATTAAATCAATTGTTGACATATGGTCTACAACAAGAGAATTAGAAACTCAGATTGCTTCTTTTGCCTTCTTAATCAATACTACCAAGGAGTTCAAGAAATCTATGCTAGAAACAACCTTGAAGACTACCTACTCTACTTTCATCAAAAGTTGTCGTAAAACGAACATGCGTTCTATGCCTTTGAttaattttcaaaaaaattcagcTGCTGAGTTGTTCGGTATTGATGAAGTTCTAGGTTATCAAATTGGGTTCGAATACATTAGACAGTTAGCAATCCATTTAAGAAACACCATGAATGCAACAACTAAAAAATCCAGCAAAGTTAATTCTGCAGAAGCTTACAAAATTGTATACAACTGGCAATTCTGTCACTCCTTGGATTTCTGGTCTCGTGTTCTGTCGTTTGCCTGTCAAccagaaaaggaaaatggcAGTGAATCTCCATTGAGACAATTAATTTACCCATTGGTTCAGGTTACTTTGGGTGTAATCAGATTAATTCCAACACCTCAATTTTTCCCATTAAGGTTTTACTTGATTAAATCACTTATTAGACTTTCTCAAAATAGTGGTGTTTTCATTCCAATATACCCTTTACTTTCCGAAATTTTAACCTCAACGGCTTTCACTAAGGCGCCCAAAAAGAGCCCTAACTTGGCTTCTTTCGATTTTGAGCACAATATCAAATGTACACAAGCTTATCTGAATACAAAAGTATACCAAGAAGGCTTATCGGAACAATTTGTCGACTTATTGGGCGATT harbors:
- the NOC2 gene encoding mRNA-binding ribosome synthesis protein NOC2 (Protein involved in ribosome biogenesis~similar to YOR206W), whose amino-acid sequence is MGKVSKSTKKFQSKHLKHTLDQRRKEKIQKKRIQGRRGNKTDEEKANAAGTREQQQLKKAAKEEVFKDMSVESFFEKGIEIPKENKKIKKKAAKEESDENSSSEEEEDMGKSMAKLAEKDPEFYKYLEENDKDLLDFAGSNPLDEIDDEDEGAKGKENIAEKSEQFELEREKIALSLKLVRKWKKQLHDSPSLKLLRNIISAFKVAVNLNKEENIEDYKYAITDEKAFHELMFMVLKDVPQAIQKMAPYKIVKGSRTLPNGGNVSRMSSIVKSHAGSLLILLNDITNTETAALVLHSVNELMPYFLSYRRILKELIKSIVDIWSTTRELETQIASFAFLINTTKEFKKSMLETTLKTTYSTFIKSCRKTNMRSMPLINFQKNSAAELFGIDEVLGYQIGFEYIRQLAIHLRNTMNATTKKSSKVNSAEAYKIVYNWQFCHSLDFWSRVLSFACQPEKENGSESPLRQLIYPLVQVTLGVIRLIPTPQFFPLRFYLIKSLIRLSQNSGVFIPIYPLLSEILTSTAFTKAPKKSPNLASFDFEHNIKCTQAYLNTKVYQEGLSEQFVDLLGDYFALYCKNIAFPELVTPVIISLRRYIKTSINVKFNKRLSTVVEKLNQNSTFIQDKRSDVEFGPTNKSEVSRFLSDVAWDKTPLGSYVAVQREVKEEKARLMRESMEEQDKEREMEEAKQLKGLESDGDNEDAEMSDA